A genomic window from Acinetobacter chinensis includes:
- the dut gene encoding dUTP diphosphatase, translating into MKVQVKVLDSRLGGEWPMPAYATAGSAGLDLRACVNEATVIEPGQTVLVKTGLSVYIADPGFAGLILPRSGLGHKHGIVLGNLVGLIDSDYQGELMVSVWNRSQTAFTLEPGERLAQYVLVPVMQAQFELVDEFVATERGAGGFGHTGQN; encoded by the coding sequence ATGAAAGTTCAGGTAAAAGTACTTGATTCACGACTGGGCGGCGAATGGCCAATGCCTGCGTATGCAACTGCCGGTTCAGCAGGTCTGGATCTGCGTGCATGTGTGAATGAAGCGACTGTAATTGAACCGGGACAGACCGTACTTGTCAAAACAGGTTTATCTGTCTATATCGCAGATCCTGGTTTTGCGGGTCTGATTCTGCCTCGTTCAGGGCTGGGTCATAAGCACGGGATTGTACTGGGCAATCTGGTTGGACTGATTGATTCAGACTACCAGGGTGAACTGATGGTGTCCGTCTGGAACAGAAGTCAGACAGCATTTACACTGGAGCCAGGTGAGCGTCTGGCTCAGTATGTACTGGTACCTGTGATGCAGGCACAGTTTGAACTTGTGGATGAATTCGTCGCAACTGAACGTGGTGCGGGTGGATTTGGTCACACAGGTCAGAACTGA
- a CDS encoding UvrD-helicase domain-containing protein, with amino-acid sequence MSLASQLNDKQLEAMKYTQGPLLVLAGAGSGKTSVITRKIAYLVQQCRIPAHRITAMTFTNKAAREMKERVGKLLSREEAKGLSVSTFHTFGLNMLRLELKNTPLKANFSILDADDCKRILMDLMHRDNLSGAESKELIAKAMKMISDWKNDLIPPEQAHLTCETAEDVQFAHLYQLYERNLRAYNAVDFDDLIVMPTRLLQENAEVRDKWQNRVRYLLVDEYQDTNTAQYILVKMLVGVMGQFTAVGDDDQSIYAWRGAKPENMALLKEDFPNLKVIKLEQNYRSTSRILKAANTVIGNNPHIFDKKLWSDKGHGEVIRIITCRNDDDESERVVKDLLTHKLMNGKNWKDYAILYRGNFQARILETQLRQMQIPYKLSGGQSFFAKSEIKDIMSYLRLIINPEDDSAFLRIINTPKRAIGPVTLEKLGLFAQENHLALLAAAADQRLTMVIPKKATTQLAEFADFITTFTRELLEDDEPVPIIRKMMVEAGYIDYVKESAATPAQEKTKLDNIEILYSSIQSLINRAEDVDEKNIESVIRKMVLLDMLEQQQEEEDTDKVNLLTLHASKGLEFPYVYLIGLEEEILPHKNSIAAETVEEERRLMYVGITRARQGLTITLAEQRKAGGQMKQMTPSRFLDELPQDELDWLGRKKKLAGDVDPKLQAQQYLENLRNLIKR; translated from the coding sequence ATGTCACTGGCAAGTCAGTTAAATGACAAGCAACTTGAAGCCATGAAATATACTCAAGGACCCTTGTTAGTACTTGCAGGGGCAGGTTCGGGTAAAACATCGGTGATCACCCGGAAAATTGCTTATCTGGTTCAGCAGTGCAGAATTCCTGCGCATCGTATTACAGCCATGACCTTTACCAATAAAGCTGCCCGTGAAATGAAAGAGCGGGTCGGTAAACTGCTGTCCCGTGAAGAAGCAAAAGGCTTATCGGTTTCGACATTTCACACTTTCGGTCTGAATATGTTGCGTCTTGAGCTGAAAAATACACCTTTAAAAGCCAATTTTTCCATTCTGGATGCAGATGACTGTAAACGTATCCTGATGGATCTGATGCATCGCGACAATCTTTCTGGTGCTGAAAGCAAAGAGCTGATCGCCAAAGCTATGAAGATGATTTCAGACTGGAAAAACGATCTGATTCCACCTGAGCAGGCACATTTAACCTGTGAAACAGCCGAAGACGTTCAGTTTGCACATCTGTATCAGCTCTATGAACGTAACTTACGTGCGTACAATGCAGTGGACTTTGATGATCTGATTGTGATGCCAACCCGTTTGCTTCAGGAAAATGCAGAAGTACGCGATAAGTGGCAGAACCGTGTACGTTATCTGCTGGTGGATGAGTATCAGGATACCAACACCGCGCAGTATATTCTGGTCAAAATGCTGGTGGGGGTAATGGGGCAGTTCACTGCCGTTGGGGATGATGATCAGTCCATTTATGCATGGCGTGGTGCAAAGCCTGAAAATATGGCGCTGCTGAAAGAAGATTTCCCCAATCTGAAAGTGATTAAACTGGAACAGAACTATCGTTCAACCAGTCGTATTCTGAAAGCTGCGAACACGGTCATTGGAAATAATCCGCATATTTTTGATAAAAAATTATGGTCAGATAAGGGACATGGTGAGGTGATCCGCATCATTACCTGCCGTAATGATGACGATGAATCAGAGCGTGTGGTTAAAGACCTTTTAACTCACAAGCTGATGAACGGAAAAAACTGGAAAGATTACGCGATTTTATACCGTGGAAACTTTCAGGCGCGTATTCTGGAAACACAGCTGCGTCAGATGCAGATTCCTTATAAGCTTTCAGGTGGACAGTCATTCTTTGCCAAATCTGAAATCAAGGACATCATGAGTTATTTACGGCTCATCATTAACCCTGAAGATGACAGTGCATTTCTAAGAATTATCAATACACCTAAACGTGCGATTGGTCCCGTGACCCTTGAAAAACTGGGGCTTTTTGCTCAGGAAAATCATCTGGCACTGCTGGCGGCGGCAGCCGATCAGCGTCTGACCATGGTCATTCCTAAAAAGGCGACGACGCAGCTGGCAGAGTTTGCAGACTTCATCACCACGTTTACCCGTGAGTTGCTTGAAGATGATGAACCCGTACCCATTATCCGTAAGATGATGGTTGAAGCCGGTTATATTGACTATGTCAAAGAGTCTGCTGCAACGCCGGCGCAGGAAAAAACCAAACTCGACAATATTGAAATCCTTTACAGCAGTATTCAAAGCCTGATTAACCGGGCTGAAGATGTTGATGAGAAAAACATTGAAAGTGTAATCCGCAAAATGGTGCTGCTGGATATGCTGGAGCAGCAGCAGGAAGAGGAAGATACCGATAAGGTCAATTTGCTGACCCTGCATGCTTCAAAAGGTCTGGAGTTTCCTTACGTCTATCTGATTGGACTTGAAGAAGAAATTCTTCCGCATAAAAACTCAATTGCCGCTGAAACAGTAGAGGAAGAACGTCGCTTAATGTATGTAGGCATTACCCGTGCGCGTCAGGGTCTGACTATTACTCTGGCAGAACAGCGTAAAGCGGGTGGTCAGATGAAACAGATGACGCCAAGCCGTTTTCTGGATGAGTTACCGCAGGATGAACTGGACTGGCTGGGACGTAAGAAAAAACTGGCAGGCGACGTCGATCCGAAACTCCAGGCGCAGCAGTATTTAGAAAACTTACGCAATCTGATTAAACGCTGA
- a CDS encoding outer membrane protein assembly factor BamE, whose product MQKIMLALFATSLLAGCSVLGVYKVDIPQGSPLTQAQAAQIHVGMSHQQVRFLLGSPTITDPMNPLRWDYVYNYIPGTYAKKAKIPAAKGQHLKVFFDQNGIVKEIQGLETIPESQPGLPGSKEAILTAPPL is encoded by the coding sequence ATGCAAAAAATCATGTTGGCGTTATTCGCCACTTCACTGCTCGCAGGATGTTCAGTCCTGGGCGTATATAAAGTGGATATCCCACAGGGCTCTCCGCTGACGCAGGCTCAGGCCGCACAGATTCATGTCGGAATGAGTCACCAGCAGGTTCGCTTTTTACTGGGTAGCCCAACAATTACAGATCCGATGAATCCATTGCGCTGGGATTATGTCTACAATTATATCCCCGGCACATATGCTAAAAAAGCGAAGATTCCTGCTGCAAAAGGTCAGCACCTGAAAGTTTTCTTTGACCAGAACGGTATTGTAAAAGAAATTCAGGGGCTGGAAACTATTCCAGAATCACAACCAGGCTTACCAGGCTCCAAAGAAGCCATCCTGACTGCGCCCCCACTATAG
- a CDS encoding bacteriohemerythrin — MKMKWIPEYNTGIDVIDDQHKRILDYINEIDDVNVNTDRERVKQILENIIDYTQSHFTFEESLQEEAGYKYRVPHKRVHDLFIKKIESYRDRFEMGHSIEAELHEVLSKWLINHIQHDDADYVGAVKENMMGIIKEKEKKKGKNWFARFFS; from the coding sequence ATGAAAATGAAATGGATACCAGAATACAATACTGGCATCGATGTGATTGACGATCAGCATAAGCGAATTCTTGATTATATTAATGAAATTGATGATGTAAACGTGAACACTGACCGTGAGCGTGTTAAGCAGATTCTTGAAAATATTATTGATTATACGCAGTCGCATTTTACTTTTGAGGAATCTCTTCAGGAAGAAGCCGGTTATAAATATCGTGTACCACATAAACGTGTTCATGATCTGTTTATTAAAAAAATTGAATCCTATCGTGACCGTTTTGAGATGGGGCATTCAATTGAAGCAGAACTGCATGAAGTGCTGTCTAAGTGGCTGATTAACCATATTCAGCACGATGATGCTGACTATGTGGGTGCTGTGAAAGAAAACATGATGGGCATCATTAAAGAGAAAGAAAAGAAAAAAGGTAAGAACTGGTTTGCTCGTTTCTTCTCATAA
- a CDS encoding RnfH family protein, with protein sequence MSEPLNVWVAYAAPQQQFLISVPFVAGMTAMDAVEQSGIREQTELPEPLKLGIFGVRLQELSQQLNAGDRVEIYRNLTINPKDIRRKRAEKHPVGRFEKGNRFKQLK encoded by the coding sequence ATGAGCGAGCCATTGAATGTGTGGGTGGCGTATGCTGCTCCACAGCAACAGTTTCTGATTTCAGTCCCTTTCGTTGCAGGTATGACTGCAATGGATGCGGTAGAGCAAAGTGGTATCCGTGAACAGACTGAATTGCCTGAGCCATTAAAGCTGGGCATCTTTGGTGTGCGGTTGCAGGAACTGTCACAACAGCTCAATGCAGGGGATCGGGTCGAAATTTATCGTAATCTGACCATTAATCCTAAAGACATTCGTCGGAAAAGAGCCGAAAAGCACCCTGTAGGACGCTTTGAAAAAGGTAATCGCTTTAAACAATTGAAGTAA
- the fur gene encoding ferric iron uptake transcriptional regulator: MPISNQDLRKAGLKVTLPRIKILELLENSRQHHLSAEDIYKTLLEQGEDVGLATVYRVLTQFEAAGIIQRHHFENNHSVFEIMQEEHHDHLVCQNCNKVVEFSNDVIEQEQHHVAENYGFTLTGHSLNLYGYCDAAECQEALRKK, encoded by the coding sequence ATGCCTATTTCAAACCAAGATTTACGCAAAGCTGGACTTAAAGTTACGCTTCCTCGAATAAAAATATTGGAATTACTTGAAAATTCAAGACAACATCACTTAAGCGCGGAAGACATTTATAAGACTTTACTTGAACAGGGCGAAGATGTCGGTCTCGCAACTGTTTACCGTGTGTTAACACAGTTTGAAGCTGCGGGGATTATCCAGCGTCATCATTTTGAAAACAATCATTCTGTTTTTGAAATCATGCAGGAAGAACATCACGATCACCTGGTCTGTCAGAACTGTAATAAAGTGGTTGAATTCAGTAATGATGTTATTGAGCAGGAACAGCATCATGTTGCTGAAAACTATGGCTTTACCCTGACAGGTCACTCACTGAACCTTTATGGTTACTGTGATGCGGCTGAATGCCAGGAAGCTTTGCGTAAAAAATAA
- a CDS encoding GNAT family N-acetyltransferase, with amino-acid sequence MLAKLNQYRQNLSFPLNKKSSEQTQYRFEWAEDIKQIQEVQKFRAEQFSQQFGIDFENGLDQDIYDFGCEHAVLRDRMSNEIVAYTRLKLFQGHELSKSYSAQEFNITDKFAHLSNIVEIGRTCVHPRYRSGKALSVLWLNLVPKVLWGMRAKHLIGCVSIRMDGNESRAYHTHQFMKNMPAHKASDIQATEAYEPGYPEYSFPQDEKIPKLFDVYLKMQAKLSREAYYDKDFNCLDYFVFLEVNEIAKNFVLKKNIHR; translated from the coding sequence ATGCTGGCAAAGTTGAATCAGTACAGACAAAACCTCAGTTTTCCATTAAATAAAAAATCATCAGAACAGACTCAGTACCGCTTTGAATGGGCGGAAGACATCAAACAGATTCAGGAAGTTCAGAAGTTCAGAGCAGAGCAGTTTTCCCAGCAGTTTGGCATAGACTTTGAAAATGGTCTCGATCAGGACATTTATGACTTCGGTTGTGAACATGCGGTTTTACGCGACAGAATGAGCAATGAAATTGTGGCGTATACGCGACTCAAACTGTTCCAGGGGCATGAGCTGTCAAAAAGCTACAGTGCGCAGGAATTCAACATCACAGATAAATTTGCTCATCTGTCCAATATTGTGGAAATAGGTCGTACCTGTGTACATCCACGCTATCGTTCTGGTAAAGCACTGTCGGTTTTATGGTTGAATCTGGTACCTAAAGTACTGTGGGGTATGCGTGCAAAGCATCTGATTGGCTGTGTCAGCATCCGTATGGATGGTAATGAATCACGTGCTTACCATACACATCAGTTTATGAAAAATATGCCAGCGCATAAAGCCAGCGATATTCAGGCAACAGAAGCGTATGAACCTGGATATCCTGAATACAGTTTTCCGCAGGATGAAAAGATTCCTAAACTGTTTGATGTCTATCTGAAAATGCAGGCTAAACTTTCACGTGAAGCTTATTACGATAAAGACTTTAACTGCCTGGATTATTTTGTTTTTCTTGAAGTGAATGAAATCGCTAAAAACTTTGTCCTGAAGAAAAATATCCACCGTTAA
- a CDS encoding PilT/PilU family type 4a pilus ATPase, giving the protein MDFNDLLNLMIQQKASDLFITADVEPSMKINGQIVPVANTKLTGDIVGQLLNSIMNDKQRKEFADTRECNFAIMNRDKTARFRVSAFQQRDQPGMVLRRIETTIPTMDDLKLPPILKELAMTKRGIIIFVGATGTGKSTSLASIIGYRNHNSKGHIITIEDPIEFVHEHAGCIITQREVGIDTDSFEIALKNTLRQAPDVILIGEIRSRETMDYAIAFAETGHLVFATLHANNANQAIDRIIHFFEADRHSQLFMDLSLNLKAMVAQQLIPTPDGNSRRAAIEILINSPLISDLIRKGEIHEIKDLMKRSRELGMQTFDQALYDLYKAKQITYKDALKHADSPNDLRLQIKLSEEGADRLMSAGSQITYDGQ; this is encoded by the coding sequence ATGGATTTTAATGATTTACTGAACCTGATGATTCAGCAGAAAGCTTCGGATCTGTTTATTACAGCAGATGTTGAGCCTTCAATGAAAATTAACGGTCAGATTGTGCCTGTAGCAAACACAAAGCTGACTGGAGATATTGTTGGGCAGCTGCTCAACAGTATTATGAATGATAAACAGCGCAAAGAATTTGCAGATACCCGCGAATGTAACTTTGCCATCATGAACCGTGATAAAACTGCACGTTTCCGTGTCAGTGCATTTCAGCAACGTGACCAGCCTGGCATGGTTTTACGTCGGATTGAAACCACGATTCCAACCATGGATGACTTAAAACTTCCACCGATCTTAAAAGAACTTGCCATGACCAAACGTGGCATCATCATTTTCGTTGGTGCGACAGGTACAGGTAAATCCACATCACTGGCTTCCATCATTGGATACAGGAATCATAATTCAAAGGGTCATATCATTACCATTGAAGATCCGATTGAATTTGTTCATGAACATGCAGGCTGTATCATTACGCAGCGTGAAGTCGGTATTGATACAGATTCTTTTGAAATTGCACTGAAAAATACACTGCGTCAGGCACCTGATGTGATTCTGATCGGGGAAATCCGTTCCCGCGAAACAATGGACTATGCCATTGCATTCGCCGAAACCGGTCACCTGGTATTTGCTACACTGCACGCCAACAACGCCAACCAGGCGATTGACCGTATCATTCACTTCTTTGAAGCAGACCGTCACAGCCAGCTGTTCATGGATCTGTCCCTGAACTTAAAAGCGATGGTTGCACAGCAGCTGATTCCAACACCGGACGGTAACTCCAGACGTGCTGCTATTGAGATTCTGATTAACTCACCTTTAATTTCTGACTTAATCCGTAAAGGTGAAATTCATGAAATTAAAGATCTGATGAAACGTTCACGTGAACTGGGAATGCAGACGTTTGACCAGGCCTTATATGATCTGTATAAAGCCAAGCAGATTACCTATAAAGATGCACTGAAACATGCAGACTCACCAAATGACCTGCGCTTACAGATCAAACTTTCTGAAGAAGGTGCTGACCGCCTGATGAGTGCAGGTTCTCAGATTACCTATGACGGACAATAA
- a CDS encoding class II glutamine amidotransferase gives MCQLLGMNCATPTDITFSFRGFSQRAGVTSDHCDGFGIAFFEDKACRLFVDNQSAVESPIAELIRNYPIKARNVIAHIRKATQGKINLENSHPFIRELWGRQWIFAHNGDLHDFTPELSGRYTPVGNTDSERAFCYLLDHLIARFGFTEPSLEQIFDALAEISPSIAEHGTFNFCLSNGQALFTYAVTKLHWLVREYPFKPAQLIDLDVEVDFSEVTTPEDRVAVITTEPLTQNEVWTAFQPGEMILFQHGQPVKRTLTHIERLERERLNPELKRVTLADKY, from the coding sequence ATGTGCCAACTGCTTGGAATGAATTGTGCGACCCCCACGGATATTACGTTTTCATTCCGTGGCTTTTCACAGCGGGCAGGTGTGACTTCAGATCACTGTGATGGTTTTGGTATTGCTTTTTTCGAAGATAAAGCATGCCGTCTTTTTGTGGATAATCAGTCTGCAGTGGAATCTCCCATTGCAGAACTGATCCGTAATTATCCGATCAAAGCCCGAAATGTGATTGCACATATCCGTAAAGCAACTCAGGGCAAAATAAACCTGGAAAATTCACATCCTTTTATTCGTGAACTGTGGGGACGACAGTGGATTTTTGCGCACAATGGCGATCTGCACGACTTTACACCTGAACTGTCAGGGCGTTATACGCCTGTAGGTAATACCGACAGTGAAAGAGCATTCTGTTATCTGCTGGATCATCTGATTGCCAGGTTCGGTTTTACTGAACCTTCACTGGAACAGATCTTTGATGCGCTGGCTGAAATCTCTCCGTCTATTGCTGAACATGGAACGTTTAACTTCTGTCTTTCCAATGGTCAGGCACTGTTTACTTATGCAGTGACCAAACTGCACTGGCTGGTTCGTGAGTATCCGTTTAAACCGGCTCAGCTGATTGATCTGGATGTGGAGGTCGATTTCAGTGAAGTAACCACACCAGAAGACCGTGTTGCTGTTATCACAACTGAACCACTGACACAGAATGAAGTCTGGACTGCATTTCAGCCAGGCGAAATGATTCTGTTTCAGCATGGTCAGCCTGTAAAAAGAACCCTGACCCATATTGAGAGACTGGAACGGGAAAGATTAAATCCTGAACTGAAAAGGGTCACCCTTGCAGATAAGTATTAA
- a CDS encoding type IV pilus twitching motility protein PilT, whose protein sequence is MDITELLAFSAKNGASDLHLSSGMPPLIRVDGEVRRINLPPLEHKEVHKLIYDIMNDKQRRDYEENLETDFSFEVPGVARFRVNAFNQNRGAGAVFRTIPSKVLTMEDLGMGHIFKEICDYPRGIVLVTGPTGSGKSTTLAAMIDYINDNRYDHILTVEDPIEFVHQSKKCLVNQREVHRDTHGFNEALRSALREDPDIILVGEMRDLETIRLALTAAETGHLVFGTLHTTSAAKTIDRVIDVFPAEEKDMVRAMLSESLQAVISQTLLKKNGGGRVAAHEIMIGIPAIRNLIRENKVAQMYSAIQTGANYGMTTLDQSLKTLVSKGVISPQTARTMAKQPESFL, encoded by the coding sequence ATGGATATTACAGAATTACTGGCATTTTCTGCGAAAAACGGGGCTTCAGACTTACACCTGTCTTCAGGCATGCCGCCACTTATTCGTGTGGATGGTGAAGTCCGCCGCATTAATCTGCCTCCCCTGGAACACAAAGAAGTTCACAAGCTGATTTATGACATCATGAATGATAAACAGCGTCGTGACTATGAAGAAAATCTTGAAACTGACTTTTCTTTTGAAGTTCCAGGCGTTGCCCGCTTCCGTGTGAACGCATTTAACCAGAACCGTGGTGCAGGTGCTGTATTCCGTACCATTCCATCCAAAGTTCTGACGATGGAAGATCTCGGTATGGGTCATATCTTCAAAGAAATCTGTGACTATCCGCGAGGTATTGTACTGGTGACTGGACCAACGGGTTCGGGTAAATCCACCACACTGGCAGCAATGATTGATTATATTAACGATAACCGTTATGACCATATTCTGACGGTCGAAGACCCTATCGAATTTGTGCATCAGTCAAAAAAATGTCTGGTCAACCAGCGTGAAGTCCATCGTGATACTCATGGATTTAACGAAGCATTACGTTCTGCACTGCGTGAAGACCCTGACATTATCCTCGTCGGTGAGATGCGTGACCTTGAAACGATCCGTCTTGCTTTGACCGCAGCTGAAACTGGTCACCTTGTTTTTGGTACTCTGCACACCACATCTGCTGCAAAAACCATTGACCGTGTGATTGACGTATTCCCGGCTGAAGAAAAAGACATGGTTCGTGCCATGCTTTCAGAATCCTTACAGGCTGTAATTTCTCAGACCCTGTTGAAAAAGAATGGTGGTGGACGTGTGGCTGCTCATGAAATCATGATCGGTATTCCTGCGATCCGTAACTTAATCCGTGAAAACAAAGTTGCGCAGATGTATTCCGCAATCCAGACAGGTGCCAACTATGGTATGACCACACTGGATCAAAGCCTTAAAACACTGGTCAGTAAAGGTGTTATCAGTCCTCAGACTGCCCGTACTATGGCGAAACAGCCTGAATCCTTCCTGTAA
- a CDS encoding phosphomannomutase/phosphoglucomutase, which translates to MTFSEQPFPSHLFRAYDIRGAVSSFTPELVQAIACGLCQQYMQAGQKKIVIGYDARLSSPGYAWLLQQIFEQHGFEVIPLGCCSSPLMYYSARNAAGNGIMVTASHNAVSDNGIKWIIQGEPPSPEMIQQVAVAAQLKFAVEPVAEIPLLEHELVVPYCLAYQHELLQDVKLERPFKVVLDGMNGSAGRCAALVLKKMGCELTAIRCEADGNFPDHAPDPSQEKHLIQIRDAVLKTGADIGVALDGDGDRLVVIDECGTVISADRMLSLFAEMCLKTHPGHQVVFDVKCSTMVKNTVSQLGGTPHMIRTGSTFLRKYLAQSGGTAVFGGEYAGHYVFNDGRGFGYDDGLYAALRILEYLSQSADLTLSQLFAAYPERCSTEDTYISTHSIEPRVVLSDVEIKSKRYGAQLSKIDGVRLDFEDGFGIIRASNTGEYFTIRFDADNPARLDDIRHTFVSMLSDRYPQIAQDILNAQ; encoded by the coding sequence ATGACATTTTCAGAACAGCCGTTTCCTTCGCATTTATTTCGTGCCTACGATATTCGAGGCGCAGTCAGCTCTTTTACCCCTGAACTTGTTCAGGCAATCGCTTGTGGTCTTTGTCAGCAATATATGCAGGCAGGGCAGAAAAAAATTGTCATCGGGTATGATGCCCGCCTGAGCAGTCCAGGGTATGCATGGTTACTGCAACAGATTTTTGAACAGCATGGATTTGAAGTCATCCCGCTGGGATGCTGTTCCTCACCACTGATGTATTATAGTGCCAGAAATGCGGCGGGCAACGGCATCATGGTGACTGCAAGTCACAACGCCGTCAGTGATAACGGTATCAAGTGGATTATACAGGGAGAGCCTCCAAGCCCTGAAATGATTCAGCAGGTCGCTGTTGCAGCTCAGTTGAAATTTGCAGTTGAACCGGTAGCTGAAATTCCACTACTGGAGCATGAACTGGTTGTTCCTTACTGTCTGGCGTATCAGCATGAGCTTTTGCAGGATGTAAAACTGGAGCGACCATTTAAAGTGGTGCTGGATGGGATGAACGGCTCGGCTGGTCGCTGTGCTGCCCTGGTTCTGAAAAAAATGGGTTGTGAACTGACTGCGATCCGCTGTGAAGCAGATGGAAATTTCCCGGATCACGCCCCCGACCCATCTCAGGAAAAACATCTGATTCAGATCCGTGATGCTGTATTGAAAACAGGTGCAGATATCGGTGTTGCACTGGATGGAGACGGTGACAGACTGGTCGTGATTGATGAGTGTGGAACAGTGATTTCTGCTGACCGTATGCTGTCGTTATTTGCTGAAATGTGCCTGAAAACGCATCCTGGTCATCAGGTGGTGTTTGATGTGAAATGTTCCACAATGGTGAAAAACACAGTGTCTCAGCTGGGGGGAACCCCCCATATGATCCGCACGGGCAGCACTTTCCTGCGCAAATATCTTGCTCAGTCAGGAGGGACAGCTGTCTTTGGTGGAGAATATGCCGGTCATTATGTATTTAATGATGGGCGTGGATTTGGTTATGACGATGGTTTATATGCGGCACTGCGCATACTTGAATATCTGAGCCAGTCAGCTGATTTAACGTTATCTCAGCTGTTTGCCGCTTATCCTGAACGTTGCAGCACAGAAGACACGTATATCAGTACGCACAGCATAGAACCGCGCGTTGTTTTAAGTGATGTTGAAATTAAATCTAAGCGTTATGGCGCTCAGTTAAGTAAAATTGATGGTGTACGACTTGATTTTGAGGATGGATTTGGCATTATTCGAGCATCAAATACTGGCGAATACTTTACAATCCGTTTTGATGCAGACAATCCAGCACGGCTGGATGATATCCGACACACATTTGTTTCCATGTTAAGTGATCGGTATCCGCAGATTGCACAAGACATTTTAAATGCTCAATAA
- the argB gene encoding acetylglutamate kinase: MPHQHTGIDKAQILTEALPYIQRFAGKTLVVKYGGNAMTDPELESSFARDIVLLKTVGLNPIVVHGGGPQVDSFLKQLGRESDRIDGMRVTDPATMEVVEMVLGGSVNKSIVNLINQHGGRAIGLTGKDGNLIRAQKLLMSKTAEDGSLQQIDLGLVGEVVGVKTDVLEMFTQSDFIPVIAPLGVDEEGNTYNINADLVAGKVAEALGAEKLILLTNIMGVLDENKNLLTGLSTQEVDRLIETGVIYGGMIPKVGCALDAVKGGVVSAHIVDGRVPHATLLEIFTDHGVGTLITNRARH, translated from the coding sequence ATGCCACATCAGCATACCGGCATAGACAAAGCACAGATTCTGACAGAGGCTTTGCCGTATATTCAACGTTTTGCAGGTAAAACGCTGGTGGTGAAATATGGTGGCAATGCAATGACTGATCCTGAACTGGAAAGCTCATTTGCACGTGACATTGTATTGCTCAAAACGGTAGGTCTGAACCCGATTGTGGTTCATGGTGGTGGACCTCAGGTTGACTCTTTTCTGAAGCAGCTGGGGCGTGAATCTGACCGTATTGATGGTATGCGGGTGACTGACCCTGCAACCATGGAAGTTGTTGAAATGGTGCTTGGTGGCAGTGTCAACAAATCCATCGTTAACCTGATCAACCAGCATGGTGGTCGTGCCATTGGTCTGACAGGTAAAGACGGCAATTTAATCCGTGCGCAAAAGCTGTTGATGTCAAAAACGGCTGAAGACGGCTCATTGCAACAGATCGACCTTGGCTTGGTTGGCGAAGTGGTAGGTGTAAAAACTGACGTCCTTGAAATGTTCACCCAGAGTGATTTTATTCCTGTTATTGCGCCATTGGGTGTGGATGAAGAAGGTAACACCTACAATATCAATGCTGATCTGGTTGCGGGTAAAGTCGCTGAAGCACTGGGTGCAGAAAAGCTGATTCTGCTGACCAATATCATGGGTGTGCTCGATGAAAATAAAAACCTGCTGACTGGACTCAGTACCCAGGAAGTGGACAGACTGATCGAAACCGGCGTGATTTATGGCGGCATGATTCCTAAAGTCGGCTGTGCGCTGGATGCTGTGAAAGGTGGTGTTGTCAGTGCGCATATTGTGGATGGGCGTGTTCCACATGCAACACTGCTTGAAATTTTTACAGATCATGGTGTTGGAACACTGATTACCAACCGTGCCCGTCACTGA